One Roseimicrobium gellanilyticum DNA window includes the following coding sequences:
- a CDS encoding UvrD-helicase domain-containing protein, which produces MAKRASSKSPAAAPSTSEVMMNELIRASAGTGKTYALVQRYLWLLERGVEPERIAAMTFTRKAAGEFFERILQELATRGTKENGEAAIALLRKMVRRMDRLRLGTIDAFFMAMTQCLPFELGLTGQTGLMGEEDFVQARDEVLDSLMLSITRIDDRSMLDELREAWKDASHGHEQNRPAEALSSWCNRLHQLYIECSDAERWGGESVIWPDKKAGLELIPALNRLQSLLVLGTFDKRAQAKWEDFFLEVATLPVTGKLGGTVQYMMDSKRGVHADLRRGTDWMMWRKRMLTPDEGSALADVLDAIVVAVLKTHIRRSRAQCRIMQMYEGSYHRLVRGRGRLVFGDLAWLLSGRLGAGSGDTWESVRTAVEYRMDARYDHWLLDEFQDTSERQWEVLSPLLEEARQDVAEERSVFLVGDLKQSIYLWRQAEPEIFHHVEHTWAGNRLEITPLNQSYRSCPQVIEMVNTVFLEAEPVLEAMFPGIGHLWAYEEHRCSTKVAELSGHAALIHVGGEGEEKEGDADTGSDPLTDAVVTLIREINPLDRGLSCAVLVRKNDTARLMSDTLRARLGVEVICESEETVLVDNPATLALLSLVQLSVHPSDTLAWQHLSMTPLAAQLEKEEISPALLSARVRREISVSGFLPVLRDWAQQLRDCMTATDAFTERRLTQLLDFAAAFDETGSRDADDFLRRARAHALREDAVGARAIQVLTVHKSKGLQFDVVILPELQGEALDTVTRNRLFVSRSPRGGVQWILDKPDKIIIDADATLKAELQREQARRAFEGICRLYVSMTRAKLALYAITAERSRDSSRNEAGLLKQRLGATEPTPYAMGALEADCLWETGDRRWHHHIPEMPPVHLPELARTEGPKLGDLLREVNATVQRRAPSGEESFQLTGKEFASPAREVKRLHGVQVHEMLSLVPWLESAGDVRHRWQERGYDLDSAAAQQAWEVLQEPSINAWFTRGNSKREAWVEKRFDLVTGDGWISGILDRVVLETDGSGGYTSATILDFKTDEVVDEAALLERVQGYVPQLKLYHEAVQRLAGLPAVSVKAVLIFTASRRPWSVDLTAR; this is translated from the coding sequence AGCGGCACCCTCCACCAGCGAGGTGATGATGAATGAGCTCATCCGCGCCTCCGCCGGCACGGGGAAAACCTACGCGCTGGTGCAGCGCTACCTGTGGCTGTTGGAACGCGGTGTGGAGCCGGAGCGCATCGCGGCAATGACCTTCACCCGCAAGGCGGCAGGTGAATTCTTCGAGCGCATCCTGCAGGAGCTGGCCACGCGAGGCACGAAGGAAAACGGTGAGGCAGCGATCGCGCTACTGCGCAAGATGGTGCGGCGCATGGACCGGCTCCGGCTCGGCACGATTGACGCCTTCTTCATGGCGATGACCCAGTGCCTGCCCTTCGAACTTGGCCTTACCGGTCAGACCGGGTTGATGGGGGAAGAGGATTTCGTGCAGGCACGCGATGAGGTGCTGGACTCGCTCATGCTCTCCATCACCCGCATCGACGACCGCAGCATGCTGGATGAGCTTCGCGAAGCCTGGAAGGATGCCAGCCACGGGCATGAACAAAACCGCCCCGCGGAAGCGCTTTCATCATGGTGTAATAGATTGCATCAGCTCTACATCGAATGCTCCGATGCTGAACGATGGGGAGGGGAGTCGGTCATCTGGCCGGACAAGAAGGCAGGCTTGGAGCTGATCCCGGCACTGAACCGGCTGCAAAGCCTCCTGGTGTTGGGCACGTTCGACAAGCGGGCACAGGCAAAGTGGGAGGACTTCTTCCTTGAGGTGGCCACATTGCCGGTCACTGGCAAACTGGGCGGGACCGTTCAATACATGATGGACTCGAAGCGGGGCGTGCATGCAGACCTCCGCCGCGGGACCGACTGGATGATGTGGCGGAAACGGATGCTCACTCCGGATGAAGGCTCGGCGCTCGCGGATGTGCTGGACGCCATTGTGGTTGCAGTACTGAAGACCCACATCCGCCGCTCACGCGCGCAGTGCCGCATCATGCAGATGTATGAGGGCAGCTATCATCGCCTCGTACGCGGGCGGGGACGCCTGGTGTTTGGCGACCTTGCCTGGCTGCTCAGCGGCAGGCTCGGTGCAGGCAGCGGGGACACCTGGGAGTCTGTCCGTACCGCCGTGGAGTACCGCATGGATGCGCGCTACGACCACTGGTTGCTGGATGAGTTCCAGGACACCAGTGAGAGGCAGTGGGAGGTGCTTTCTCCCTTGCTCGAAGAAGCGCGCCAGGATGTGGCAGAGGAGAGAAGCGTGTTCCTTGTCGGTGACTTGAAGCAGAGCATCTACCTCTGGCGCCAGGCGGAACCGGAGATCTTCCACCATGTAGAGCACACCTGGGCCGGCAATCGCCTGGAGATCACGCCCCTCAATCAAAGCTACCGCTCCTGTCCGCAGGTGATCGAAATGGTGAACACCGTCTTTTTGGAGGCGGAGCCGGTGCTGGAGGCGATGTTTCCAGGGATTGGCCACCTCTGGGCGTACGAGGAGCATCGGTGCTCAACAAAAGTTGCTGAACTCTCCGGACACGCCGCGCTCATCCATGTGGGTGGTGAGGGCGAGGAAAAGGAAGGTGATGCCGACACCGGGAGTGATCCGCTGACGGACGCCGTGGTGACACTGATACGGGAGATCAATCCGCTCGATCGAGGCCTCTCCTGTGCTGTTCTGGTGAGGAAAAACGATACCGCCCGCCTCATGAGTGACACCTTGCGCGCCCGCCTTGGCGTGGAGGTAATCTGCGAGAGTGAGGAGACCGTGCTGGTGGACAATCCCGCCACCCTGGCGCTGCTCAGTCTGGTACAGCTCAGTGTCCACCCGTCGGATACCCTCGCATGGCAGCATCTATCCATGACCCCGCTGGCCGCCCAGCTTGAGAAGGAGGAGATCAGCCCCGCACTACTGAGTGCTCGCGTGCGCAGGGAGATTTCCGTCTCCGGGTTCCTGCCAGTGCTGCGCGATTGGGCTCAGCAACTTCGCGACTGCATGACCGCGACGGACGCATTCACCGAGCGGCGGCTCACGCAGCTTCTTGATTTCGCCGCAGCCTTCGATGAGACAGGGAGTCGTGATGCGGATGATTTCCTGCGGCGCGCCCGTGCGCATGCACTGCGGGAGGATGCCGTGGGCGCGAGGGCCATCCAGGTCCTCACCGTGCACAAGAGCAAGGGCCTGCAGTTTGACGTGGTCATCCTTCCTGAACTCCAGGGCGAGGCGCTGGACACAGTGACTCGCAACCGCCTCTTTGTCTCCCGCAGCCCGCGCGGCGGTGTGCAGTGGATTCTCGACAAGCCGGACAAAATCATCATTGATGCGGATGCCACGCTCAAGGCAGAGCTACAGCGTGAGCAGGCAAGGAGAGCCTTCGAAGGCATCTGCCGCCTGTATGTGAGCATGACTCGGGCGAAGCTCGCGCTTTATGCCATCACGGCAGAACGCTCCCGCGACTCCAGCCGAAACGAAGCCGGCCTGCTGAAACAGCGACTTGGAGCCACGGAGCCAACACCTTACGCCATGGGAGCTCTCGAGGCGGATTGCCTTTGGGAAACGGGTGACCGTCGCTGGCACCATCACATCCCAGAAATGCCGCCCGTACACCTGCCGGAGTTGGCTCGTACGGAGGGGCCAAAGCTGGGCGATTTGCTACGTGAGGTGAATGCCACCGTGCAGCGTCGAGCACCATCAGGAGAGGAATCGTTCCAACTCACCGGCAAAGAGTTTGCCTCACCAGCCCGTGAGGTAAAGCGCCTCCATGGCGTGCAGGTGCATGAGATGCTGTCCCTGGTGCCGTGGCTGGAGAGCGCAGGAGACGTGCGCCATCGCTGGCAGGAGAGGGGGTATGACCTCGATTCCGCAGCTGCTCAACAGGCGTGGGAAGTGCTGCAGGAACCTTCCATCAACGCATGGTTCACGCGGGGGAATTCCAAACGCGAGGCCTGGGTGGAAAAGCGGTTCGATCTGGTCACCGGAGACGGTTGGATCAGTGGCATCTTGGACCGCGTGGTGCTGGAGACGGATGGCTCTGGTGGGTACACCTCAGCCACGATTCTGGATTTCAAGACAGACGAGGTCGTTGATGAAGCCGCTCTGCTTGAGCGGGTGCAGGGATACGTGCCCCAGTTGAAGCTGTACCATGAAGCCGTGCAACGTCTGGCAGGCCTGCCAGCGGTCTCAGTGAAGGCAGTTCTCATTTTCACCGCCTCCCGCCGGCCATGGTCCGTGGACTTGACCGCGAGGTAA
- a CDS encoding response regulator transcription factor has translation MQPDDAGATALVAAAMLEGHIELPMLAALGVAPAQLDRLFDRGLLEAVGASSARLSAKVDASATLNVMSWSRRRQLHERIAGLLATKADRQMEAAKHYAAACCYPEARRLWVKIAQKACEEKRYADALSAQEETLRIWPANEETDTRIQFIKDMIRCARNCGRLDSAGERLHELLEIADLAQDHELKADAHHQLADMALLNLDYTSARTHLQAAAELAEKSGDEEEAVRRWFAFASFLADQIRPKEAHRTLTHAITLLGRRDAPALRSQLLGYEGLLLSMMGDAPAGRKQVEKAMAIAMEHRLEPEVSNAYRRLANLNEYASDYSGERDAHQQAIRLCKKQGAKEGEQSCMMCLSYAFFRMGEWRRAQDTAKKVMDDAEAHPLLRAGSMGVRSLIAAFRGEHRQARQWMEEASLQMRRHGVLSLEFHLMWAQGYSFEACSELSAAAHAYGRLLDFWGETEDRHDVAPGAMAAAAFFADHGEWKRVAQATDILHAVVNANDNEETRAARLAVMGEADLGKNDVQAAIVHLTASRDGYDRLGTPVERVMVRRRLARLLTQVGKGNEANVEYEAASAIAKDLGMRPLLASPSKQHFPQAKEASSELLTGRQRDVLQLLADGFTNKEAADRLHLSPRTVEMHVAALLDRLNCRTRAEAIRRAAEMKLLG, from the coding sequence ATGCAGCCCGATGATGCGGGAGCTACCGCCCTCGTGGCCGCCGCCATGTTGGAAGGTCATATCGAGCTTCCCATGCTCGCGGCCCTGGGGGTGGCTCCGGCGCAACTCGACAGGCTCTTCGACCGGGGCCTGCTGGAAGCTGTCGGAGCATCGTCCGCCCGGCTGTCCGCGAAGGTGGATGCCTCAGCGACACTCAATGTCATGTCCTGGTCCCGGCGCAGGCAGTTGCATGAACGCATCGCCGGGTTGCTGGCCACCAAGGCGGACAGACAAATGGAGGCAGCCAAACACTATGCCGCCGCGTGTTGCTATCCAGAAGCACGGCGGTTGTGGGTGAAGATCGCGCAAAAAGCCTGTGAGGAGAAGCGGTATGCGGATGCACTCTCCGCACAGGAGGAGACACTGCGTATCTGGCCCGCGAACGAGGAGACGGATACGCGCATCCAGTTCATCAAGGACATGATCCGCTGTGCCCGCAACTGTGGTCGACTCGACAGTGCCGGCGAGAGGCTGCATGAACTGCTGGAGATCGCTGACCTCGCGCAGGACCATGAACTGAAAGCGGATGCACATCATCAGCTTGCGGACATGGCCTTGCTGAATCTCGACTACACGTCCGCACGTACGCATTTGCAAGCCGCGGCGGAACTCGCTGAAAAGTCAGGGGATGAGGAGGAAGCAGTTCGCCGATGGTTCGCTTTCGCTTCGTTCCTTGCCGACCAGATTCGTCCGAAGGAAGCACATCGTACACTGACCCATGCCATCACCCTTTTGGGCAGGAGAGACGCACCGGCATTGCGATCTCAATTGCTCGGCTATGAGGGGCTACTGCTCTCCATGATGGGCGATGCGCCTGCTGGGCGAAAACAGGTGGAAAAGGCCATGGCCATCGCGATGGAGCACCGGCTGGAGCCGGAGGTTTCCAATGCATACCGACGGCTCGCAAATCTCAACGAGTATGCCAGCGACTACTCCGGCGAGCGGGATGCCCATCAACAAGCCATCCGCCTGTGCAAGAAACAAGGAGCGAAAGAGGGTGAGCAATCCTGCATGATGTGCCTGTCCTATGCCTTCTTCCGCATGGGTGAGTGGAGGCGCGCGCAGGATACCGCGAAGAAAGTCATGGATGATGCAGAGGCGCATCCCTTGCTCCGCGCAGGCTCCATGGGGGTACGCTCCTTGATTGCCGCATTCCGCGGAGAGCATCGGCAGGCGCGCCAGTGGATGGAGGAGGCTTCATTGCAGATGCGCCGTCACGGTGTGTTGAGTCTGGAGTTTCATCTCATGTGGGCTCAAGGGTACAGCTTCGAGGCATGCAGCGAGCTGTCTGCGGCCGCCCATGCCTACGGCAGGCTGCTGGACTTCTGGGGCGAAACGGAAGACCGCCATGATGTGGCGCCCGGTGCCATGGCTGCCGCGGCCTTCTTTGCTGACCATGGAGAATGGAAACGCGTGGCTCAGGCAACGGACATTCTGCATGCCGTGGTCAATGCCAACGACAACGAAGAGACCCGAGCAGCACGACTCGCCGTAATGGGCGAGGCAGACCTTGGCAAAAACGACGTGCAAGCCGCCATCGTGCACCTCACAGCGTCACGTGATGGCTATGATCGGCTGGGCACTCCGGTAGAGCGGGTGATGGTGCGTCGACGGTTGGCCCGGTTGCTGACTCAAGTGGGCAAAGGAAATGAGGCCAATGTGGAATATGAGGCTGCCTCTGCGATTGCGAAGGACCTGGGCATGCGTCCCCTGCTGGCCAGCCCTTCGAAACAACATTTTCCACAGGCGAAAGAAGCAAGCTCAGAGCTTCTCACTGGTCGTCAGCGCGATGTGTTGCAATTGCTTGCCGATGGTTTCACGAACAAGGAAGCTGCGGATCGGCTGCACCTGAGCCCACGCACGGTGGAGATGCATGTAGCGGCCCTACTGGATCGCCTGAACTGCCGCACACGTGCAGAGGCCATCCGCCGTGCTGCGGAGATGAAGCTCCTGGGGTGA
- a CDS encoding hybrid sensor histidine kinase/response regulator produces MKKAAATSSASRSRVAQGNNGRGYWVSHEEFGALNDRLREAQETLEAIRNGEVDALVVHGDNGDQVYSLAGSDHPYRVYVEQMQEGAVTVSPEGLILFANRRFADMVGLPLEKVISESLQRFLTEEAWCEVSSVLGSDEESVKHETQLGLQKGAVLPVTLTASKLPLPEQEVICLVVTDLTEQRETENTRLAKEVAEQANLAKDSFLAALSHELRTPLTPALLGLKQLEEEGGLAGAARRELEIIRRNIELEARLIDDLLDLTRIARGKLELNLAQADLHAVLEQALAICQTEVESKSQVLALELRAKHHGGSMDPVRMQQVLWNLIRNATKFTAPGGSISIRTWNDSARSISVEVTDTGIGFEPDMVRKMFEPFEQGGRHITRQFGGLGLGLMICRSIVEQHQGTLEAKSAGQNKGATFTLTLPLKGRNGKEHDSAKMGAKTSAPGKPVRVLLVEDHADTRRAMTIILRKYHCEVVATSNAQEALEAASKEKLELVISDLGLPDKSGLELMGQLHKKFGLVGVAVSGYGMEEDIAASRDAGFVEHLTKPITSEALKGMLDRVAKLLRK; encoded by the coding sequence ATGAAGAAGGCCGCCGCCACATCTTCCGCCAGTCGGAGCCGGGTTGCCCAAGGCAACAATGGCAGAGGTTATTGGGTGAGCCATGAGGAGTTTGGCGCGCTCAATGATCGCCTTCGCGAAGCCCAGGAAACGCTCGAAGCCATTCGCAATGGTGAGGTGGATGCACTGGTGGTGCATGGGGACAATGGCGATCAGGTCTACAGTCTCGCTGGCTCCGATCACCCGTACCGTGTCTATGTGGAGCAGATGCAGGAAGGTGCCGTGACAGTATCGCCTGAAGGTCTCATCCTTTTCGCCAATCGTCGCTTTGCGGACATGGTGGGTCTTCCCCTGGAGAAGGTGATCAGTGAGAGCCTGCAGCGATTTCTCACGGAAGAAGCGTGGTGCGAGGTCTCCAGCGTGCTGGGCTCGGATGAAGAGTCCGTGAAGCATGAAACGCAATTGGGCCTTCAGAAGGGTGCCGTGCTGCCAGTGACACTGACGGCCAGCAAACTTCCCCTTCCCGAGCAGGAGGTCATCTGTCTTGTGGTTACCGATCTCACCGAACAGCGTGAAACGGAGAACACACGACTCGCCAAGGAAGTGGCGGAGCAGGCAAATCTCGCGAAGGACAGTTTCCTTGCCGCGCTCAGCCACGAGCTCCGCACGCCTCTCACCCCTGCCCTGCTCGGACTCAAGCAGTTGGAGGAAGAAGGTGGTCTGGCTGGGGCAGCCAGGCGCGAACTCGAGATCATTCGCCGGAACATTGAGCTGGAGGCGCGGTTGATTGATGACCTTCTGGATCTCACGAGGATCGCGCGCGGAAAGTTGGAGCTGAACCTCGCTCAAGCAGATCTTCATGCTGTGCTGGAGCAGGCACTCGCCATCTGTCAGACCGAGGTCGAATCCAAGAGTCAGGTGCTCGCACTGGAACTGCGTGCGAAACACCACGGTGGCAGCATGGATCCCGTGCGCATGCAGCAGGTGCTGTGGAATCTCATCCGCAACGCCACGAAGTTCACGGCGCCGGGAGGATCCATTTCCATCCGCACCTGGAATGATTCGGCCAGGAGCATTTCTGTGGAAGTTACAGACACCGGCATTGGATTCGAGCCGGACATGGTGCGCAAGATGTTTGAGCCCTTTGAGCAGGGTGGCCGGCACATCACACGGCAGTTTGGTGGCCTTGGGCTGGGCTTGATGATCTGCCGATCCATTGTGGAGCAGCACCAGGGCACCCTTGAAGCGAAGAGCGCTGGGCAAAACAAGGGCGCCACCTTCACGCTCACGCTCCCGCTCAAAGGAAGAAACGGCAAGGAACACGATTCCGCGAAGATGGGGGCGAAGACTTCTGCACCGGGCAAACCGGTGCGGGTGCTCTTGGTCGAGGATCATGCCGACACCCGCCGTGCGATGACCATCATCCTTCGCAAGTACCACTGTGAGGTCGTTGCCACATCGAATGCCCAGGAAGCCCTGGAGGCAGCCTCCAAAGAGAAACTCGAACTGGTGATCAGCGACCTCGGATTACCGGACAAATCCGGCTTGGAACTCATGGGGCAGTTGCACAAGAAGTTTGGACTCGTGGGTGTCGCCGTCAGTGGGTATGGCATGGAGGAGGACATCGCGGCGAGTCGTGATGCTGGATTCGTAGAGCATCTCACCAAGCCAATCACTTCTGAAGCATTGAAGGGCATGCTGGATCGTGTGGCGAAGCTGCTGCGGAAGTAG
- a CDS encoding circadian clock KaiB family protein: MPSPKKSPVPKKDAADVTEEFERLLKGVHDGQRYVLKLFVSGSSPRSTQAISTIRALCEERLQGRYDLEVVDIFQQPTEARGSQIVAAPTLIKELPEPMRRVVGNLADRDKILVALNLKDAPQGSTPTWAKI, encoded by the coding sequence ATGCCCTCTCCCAAGAAATCTCCCGTTCCCAAAAAGGACGCTGCCGACGTGACCGAGGAATTCGAGCGTCTGCTCAAAGGCGTGCACGATGGCCAGAGATATGTGCTGAAGCTTTTTGTCTCCGGCTCCAGCCCGCGCTCCACCCAGGCTATTTCCACCATTCGTGCCCTGTGCGAGGAGCGATTGCAGGGTCGTTATGATCTGGAGGTGGTGGATATTTTCCAACAACCCACCGAAGCGAGGGGCAGCCAGATCGTGGCCGCCCCCACTCTCATCAAGGAACTCCCCGAACCCATGCGTCGCGTCGTGGGAAATCTCGCTGACAGGGACAAGATCCTCGTCGCGCTGAATCTCAAAGATGCTCCGCAGGGGTCGACGCCGACCTGGGCAAAGATATGA
- a CDS encoding circadian clock KaiB family protein: protein MSAGAARKKITKKSAKKAVKPKAAASEDHDSWKLRLYVAGQTPKSLTAFANLKRLCEEHLAGRYEIEVIDLVKKPQLAQNDQILAIPTLVRKLPEPIKRIIGDLSNLERVMVGMDLKPIPSS from the coding sequence ATGAGCGCAGGCGCCGCCAGGAAGAAAATCACCAAGAAATCGGCAAAAAAGGCCGTCAAGCCAAAGGCAGCAGCCTCTGAGGATCACGATAGCTGGAAGCTCCGGCTCTACGTGGCCGGACAAACGCCGAAGTCCCTCACGGCCTTCGCCAACCTGAAGCGCCTCTGCGAAGAGCACCTCGCAGGCCGGTATGAGATCGAGGTCATCGATCTGGTGAAGAAACCGCAGCTTGCGCAGAATGATCAGATCCTCGCCATCCCCACCCTGGTGCGGAAGCTGCCGGAGCCAATCAAGCGCATCATTGGCGACCTTTCGAATCTCGAGCGTGTGATGGTGGGTATGGACCTCAAACCGATCCCGTCGAGCTAG
- the kaiC gene encoding circadian clock protein KaiC produces the protein MAKTASSPPLLKKAPTGITGLDEITNGGVPEGRPTLVCGSAGCGKSLLAIEFLIRGAIQYNEPGVLMTFEEGVEDIKKNVASLGFNVDELIAKKKLIIDYVHIERSEIEENGEYDLEGLFIRLGYAIDQIKAKRVVLDTIETLFSGLTNQAILRSELRRLFGWLKERGMTTIITGERGEGQLTRQGLEEYVSDCVILLDHRVYGQISTRRLRVVKYRGSTHGTNEYPFLIDEKGISVLPITATGMDYTVSSERVSSGIPALDEMLGGEGYFRGSTVLLSGTAGTGKSSVAAHLADAACRRGERCLYFSFEESPSQIQRNMRSIGIRLDQWTKKGLLQFHSTRPTVHGLEMHLVLMHKLISEFKPSVVIVDPISNLQSAGTLEDSSSMLIRLVDFLRKEKITGFLISLGSMGNQQESTDEGLSSMVDTWLLLRDIELGGERNRALYVLKSRGMNHSNQVREFLISSKGIKLVVPYLGAEGVLTGSARLSQEAREKATKLVLKDELRRKEMAMEHRRKAMLAQIEALQAGFKAEEEEFARMRNASQLAANTLEQDRDAMARSRK, from the coding sequence ATGGCTAAGACAGCCTCCTCTCCTCCCCTGCTGAAGAAAGCGCCAACCGGCATCACCGGACTCGACGAGATCACCAATGGAGGCGTACCTGAGGGCAGGCCAACGCTGGTGTGTGGCTCGGCCGGTTGCGGCAAGTCCCTTCTCGCCATTGAGTTTTTGATCCGCGGCGCCATCCAATACAACGAGCCCGGCGTGCTCATGACCTTCGAGGAAGGCGTGGAAGACATCAAAAAGAACGTCGCCTCGCTCGGCTTCAACGTGGATGAACTCATCGCGAAAAAGAAGCTGATCATTGATTACGTCCACATCGAACGCAGCGAGATTGAGGAGAACGGCGAGTATGATCTCGAAGGACTTTTCATCCGCCTTGGCTACGCGATTGATCAAATCAAGGCGAAGCGCGTGGTGTTGGATACCATCGAGACACTTTTCTCCGGCCTCACCAATCAAGCCATCCTCCGCTCCGAGTTGCGCCGTCTTTTTGGCTGGCTGAAGGAACGCGGTATGACCACCATCATCACCGGTGAGCGTGGCGAGGGCCAGCTTACCCGGCAGGGATTGGAGGAGTATGTGTCCGACTGCGTAATCCTGCTGGATCACCGGGTCTATGGCCAAATCTCCACGCGCCGCCTGCGCGTGGTGAAGTACCGAGGCTCAACGCACGGTACGAATGAATACCCCTTCCTGATTGATGAGAAGGGCATTTCCGTCCTGCCCATCACCGCCACGGGCATGGACTACACCGTGTCAAGCGAGCGCGTATCCTCGGGCATCCCGGCGTTGGACGAGATGCTGGGTGGCGAAGGCTACTTCCGCGGCAGCACCGTCCTGCTCAGCGGTACCGCGGGCACCGGGAAGTCCAGCGTGGCCGCGCATCTGGCGGACGCCGCATGTCGCCGCGGCGAGCGCTGCCTCTATTTTTCCTTCGAGGAATCTCCGTCGCAGATTCAGCGGAACATGCGCTCGATCGGCATTCGCCTCGACCAGTGGACCAAGAAAGGACTCCTGCAGTTTCATTCGACCCGCCCCACGGTGCATGGCCTGGAGATGCATCTGGTGCTCATGCATAAACTCATTTCCGAGTTCAAGCCTTCGGTGGTGATTGTGGATCCCATTTCCAATCTGCAGTCCGCTGGCACGCTTGAGGATTCCTCCTCCATGCTCATTCGCTTGGTGGATTTCCTGAGGAAGGAGAAGATTACCGGCTTCCTCATCAGTCTCGGCTCCATGGGAAATCAGCAGGAGTCCACGGACGAAGGGCTCAGCTCCATGGTCGACACCTGGCTGCTGCTGCGCGACATCGAACTGGGTGGTGAACGCAATCGCGCCCTGTACGTGCTCAAGTCGCGCGGCATGAACCACTCCAACCAGGTGCGTGAGTTCCTCATCAGCTCGAAGGGCATCAAGCTCGTAGTACCCTATCTCGGTGCTGAAGGTGTGCTCACCGGATCTGCCCGGCTCAGCCAGGAGGCCCGGGAAAAGGCCACCAAGCTGGTACTCAAGGATGAACTCCGCCGCAAGGAGATGGCCATGGAGCACCGCCGCAAAGCCATGCTGGCCCAGATCGAGGCGCTGCAGGCCGGATTCAAGGCCGAGGAGGAGGAGTTTGCGCGCATGCGCAATGCCAGCCAGCTCGCTGCGAACACGCTCGAACAGGATCGAGATGCCATGGCACGCAGCCGGAAATAG
- a CDS encoding cupin domain-containing protein codes for MSNPLAHDIAKKESWFEVLTTTERSQVAMMRLAEGQVTGESEDHPESDQVLLVLDGCVTGTIGENEVTVCTGQFVVIPAGVKHQFRNHGQGEAVTFNVYAVPAYPPGTKD; via the coding sequence ATGAGCAATCCGTTGGCGCACGACATCGCGAAGAAGGAGTCCTGGTTTGAAGTGCTCACCACCACGGAGCGGAGCCAGGTGGCGATGATGCGCCTTGCTGAAGGGCAGGTGACAGGCGAGTCAGAGGATCATCCGGAAAGCGACCAGGTGCTCCTGGTTCTGGATGGTTGTGTCACTGGAACCATTGGTGAGAATGAGGTCACAGTGTGCACCGGGCAGTTTGTCGTGATCCCTGCCGGTGTGAAACACCAGTTCCGCAATCATGGCCAAGGAGAGGCAGTGACCTTCAATGTCTACGCTGTGCCTGCATATCCTCCAGGCACGAAGGACTGA